The following proteins come from a genomic window of Yinghuangia sp. ASG 101:
- the treS gene encoding maltose alpha-D-glucosyltransferase, with protein sequence MIVNEPISDTFDDTPRSRRDPLWFKRAVFYEVLVRSFQDSNGDGVGDLKGLTAKLDYLQWLGVDCLWLPPFFASPLRDGGYDVSDYTAVLPDFGDLADFVEFVDAAHKRGMRVIIDFVMNHTSDQHMWFQESRNNPDGPYGDYYVWADDDTQYNDARIIFVDTESSNWTYDPVRKQYYWHRFFSHQPDLNYENPRVQEEMLAGLRFWLDLGIDGFRLDAVPYLFAQEGTNCENLPATHEFLKRVRKEIDDRYPDTVLLAEANQWPEDVVDYFGDGDECHMAFHFPVMPRIFMAVRRESRYPVSEILAGTPSIPMNCQWGIFLRNHDELTLEMVTDEERDYMYAEYAKDPRMRANVGIRRRLAPLLDNDRNQIELFTALLLSLPGSPVLYYGDEIGMGDNIWLGDRDSVRTPMQWTPDRNAGFSACDPGRLYLPTIMDPVYGYQVTNVEAQMSSASSLLHWTRRMIEVRKQNPAFGLGVYNELASSNPSVLAFLREYEDDVVLCVHNFSRFAQPTELDLRQFETYQPVELLGGVTFPAIGELPYLLTLAGHGFYWFRLTRGERTL encoded by the coding sequence GTGATCGTCAATGAACCCATCTCCGACACTTTTGACGACACACCGCGCAGTCGGCGCGACCCGCTGTGGTTCAAGCGCGCCGTCTTCTACGAGGTCCTGGTGCGTTCGTTCCAGGACAGCAACGGCGACGGCGTCGGCGACCTCAAAGGGCTCACCGCCAAACTCGACTACCTGCAATGGCTCGGCGTCGACTGCCTGTGGCTGCCGCCGTTCTTCGCCTCCCCGCTGCGCGACGGCGGCTACGACGTGTCGGATTACACGGCGGTCCTCCCGGATTTCGGCGACCTCGCCGACTTCGTGGAATTCGTCGACGCGGCGCACAAGCGCGGAATGCGCGTGATCATCGACTTCGTCATGAACCACACGAGCGACCAGCACATGTGGTTCCAGGAGTCCCGCAACAACCCCGACGGCCCGTACGGCGACTATTACGTGTGGGCCGACGACGACACGCAATACAACGACGCGCGCATCATCTTCGTCGACACCGAATCGTCGAACTGGACGTACGACCCGGTCCGCAAGCAGTACTACTGGCACCGGTTCTTCAGCCACCAGCCGGACCTGAACTACGAGAATCCGCGCGTCCAGGAGGAAATGCTCGCGGGCCTGCGCTTCTGGCTCGACCTGGGCATCGACGGCTTCCGGCTCGACGCCGTGCCGTACCTCTTCGCCCAGGAGGGCACCAACTGCGAAAACCTCCCCGCGACCCACGAGTTCCTGAAGCGGGTGCGCAAGGAGATCGACGACAGGTACCCCGACACGGTCCTGCTCGCCGAGGCCAACCAGTGGCCCGAGGACGTCGTCGACTACTTCGGCGACGGCGACGAATGCCACATGGCGTTCCACTTCCCGGTCATGCCGCGCATCTTCATGGCGGTCCGCCGCGAGTCGCGCTACCCCGTCTCCGAGATCCTGGCCGGCACCCCGTCGATCCCGATGAACTGCCAGTGGGGCATCTTCCTGCGCAACCACGACGAGTTGACGTTGGAGATGGTCACCGACGAAGAGCGCGACTACATGTACGCGGAGTACGCCAAGGACCCGCGGATGCGCGCCAACGTCGGCATCCGGCGCCGCCTCGCGCCGCTGCTGGACAACGACCGCAACCAGATCGAGCTGTTCACCGCCTTACTGCTGTCACTGCCGGGCTCGCCGGTCCTCTACTACGGCGACGAGATCGGCATGGGCGACAACATCTGGCTCGGCGACCGCGACAGCGTCCGGACCCCGATGCAGTGGACCCCCGACCGCAACGCCGGGTTCTCCGCGTGCGATCCGGGCCGCCTGTACCTGCCCACGATCATGGACCCGGTCTACGGCTACCAGGTCACCAACGTCGAGGCCCAGATGAGCAGCGCGTCGTCGCTGCTGCACTGGACGCGCCGCATGATCGAGGTCCGCAAGCAGAACCCCGCCTTCGGGCTCGGCGTCTACAACGAGTTGGCCTCGTCCAACCCGTCGGTGCTCGCGTTCCTGCGCGAGTACGAGGACGACGTCGTGCTGTGCGTCCACAACTTCTCGCGGTTCGCCCAGCCGACCGAGCTCGACCTGCGCCAGTTCGAGACCTACCAGCCCGTCGAACTGCTCGGCGGCGTCACGTTCCCCGCGATCGGCGAGCTTCCGTACCTCCTGACGCTCGCGGGGCACGGGTTCTACTGGTTCCGACTCACCCGGGGAGAGCGAACGCTGTGA
- a CDS encoding maltokinase N-terminal cap-like domain-containing protein codes for MTESTRPQELRGIPVDAVCGRLLPWLPRQRWFAGKGQAIRGVEVVSATAVVDGDPSMFHLVLAVEHQVAGGHRPTVDHYQLLLGVRDRRIERLDYATIGRLPDGTVLYDAIHDSELTGWLLERFAASAPDKPAATGPLVFHRYAEDAPRTGQAGLVVGAEQSNTSIVFGEDVIMKLFRRLTPGVNPDLELCLALADAGSRRIPQPVAWFEADFQGEATTLGMLQEYLRTGTDGWELAKTSVRDLYADQDLHGIGTADALRAHEVGGDFAGESFRLGVATAEVHADLARTLPTQVAGEDELAALADQMSRRLDTAAEVVPELVPYADRLRDAYRDLGRLGREGHPVPLQRIHGDFHLGQVMRTTTRWVLIDFEGEPAQPLGERRAAHSPLRDVAAMLRSFDYAARHLLTERPTGGGGAPAPHLVRRAEEWAVRNRDAFCAGYAKAGPVDPRAEPVLLRAFETDKAVYEVVYESGNRPSWLPVPMSAIRRLAERAPQPH; via the coding sequence GTGACCGAGTCCACCCGACCCCAGGAACTGCGCGGCATTCCGGTGGATGCCGTCTGCGGCCGACTCCTGCCGTGGCTGCCGCGGCAGAGATGGTTCGCCGGAAAAGGCCAGGCCATCCGAGGGGTCGAGGTGGTGTCCGCCACCGCGGTGGTCGACGGCGATCCGTCGATGTTCCACCTGGTGCTCGCCGTCGAGCACCAGGTGGCCGGCGGGCACCGGCCCACCGTCGACCACTACCAACTGCTGCTCGGCGTCCGCGACCGGCGCATCGAGCGGCTCGACTACGCGACGATCGGACGCCTGCCCGACGGCACGGTGCTGTACGACGCGATCCACGACAGCGAGTTGACCGGTTGGCTGCTGGAACGGTTCGCCGCCTCCGCCCCCGACAAGCCCGCGGCCACCGGGCCACTGGTGTTCCACCGCTACGCGGAGGACGCGCCGCGCACCGGCCAGGCCGGGCTCGTCGTCGGCGCCGAGCAGTCCAACACGTCGATCGTCTTCGGCGAGGACGTCATCATGAAGCTGTTCCGCCGGCTGACCCCCGGCGTCAACCCGGACCTCGAACTGTGCCTCGCGCTGGCCGACGCGGGCTCGCGGCGCATCCCGCAACCGGTCGCCTGGTTCGAGGCGGATTTCCAGGGCGAGGCCACGACCCTGGGCATGCTCCAGGAGTACCTGCGCACCGGGACGGACGGCTGGGAGCTGGCCAAGACGTCGGTCCGGGACCTGTACGCCGACCAGGACCTGCACGGCATCGGGACGGCCGACGCGTTGCGGGCCCACGAGGTCGGCGGCGACTTCGCGGGCGAGTCGTTCCGGCTGGGCGTCGCGACCGCCGAGGTCCACGCCGACCTCGCGCGCACCCTGCCCACGCAGGTCGCCGGAGAGGACGAACTCGCGGCACTCGCCGACCAGATGAGCCGCCGCCTCGACACCGCGGCCGAGGTGGTGCCGGAACTGGTCCCGTACGCCGACCGGTTGCGCGACGCGTACCGCGATCTGGGCCGGCTCGGCCGCGAGGGCCACCCGGTGCCGTTGCAGCGCATCCACGGCGACTTCCACCTCGGCCAGGTCATGCGCACCACGACACGCTGGGTGCTCATCGACTTCGAGGGCGAGCCCGCCCAGCCGCTCGGCGAACGCCGTGCCGCGCACTCGCCGTTGCGCGACGTCGCCGCGATGCTCCGCTCGTTCGACTACGCCGCGCGCCACCTGCTCACCGAGCGCCCGACCGGAGGCGGCGGGGCCCCCGCACCGCACCTGGTTCGCCGCGCGGAGGAGTGGGCGGTGCGCAACCGCGACGCGTTCTGTGCCGGGTACGCGAAGGCGGGCCCGGTCGACCCGCGCGCCGAACCGGTGCTGCTGCGCGCCTTCGAGACCGACAAGGCCGTCTACGAGGTCGTCTACGAGTCCGGCAACCGCCCGTCCTGGCTGCCGGTCCCCATGTCGGCGATCCGCAGGCTCGCCGAGCGGGCCCCCCAACCGCACTGA
- the glgB gene encoding 1,4-alpha-glucan branching protein GlgB translates to MTPTHQVDSAQSRPPAESPNASPNASVVESPARTPDESPTTSPAESPARPSVDSPGTGPVVPSAATPPVDPGELRRLLDGRHHDPHGILGPHPTANGAGVVVRVLRPWAERVVVTAEGRRYELSHEAEGLFSGELPLGKVPDYRLDVTYEGSVVTSDDPYRFLPTVGEFDLHLISEGRHEQLWTVLGAHVRTRDTPGEPVGGTAFAVWAPNAQGVRLVGDFNYWDGTAHPMRSLGSSGVWELFVPEVGDGTRYKYEITGRDGHLRQKADPLAFATETPPQTASVVSTSWYEWGDDAWMTARTGQAHHARPMSVYEVHLGSWRPGLSYREIAEQLPAYAKDMGFTHVELLPVAEHPFGGSWGYQVTSYYAPTSRFGSPDDFRRLVDALHQAGIGVIVDWVPAHFPRDDWALARFDGTPLYEHPDPRRGEHPDWGTLVFDYGRHEVRNFLVANAVYWCEEFHIDGLRVDAVASMLYLDYSREGGDWAPNSEGGRENWDAVRFLQEMNATVYRRVPGIMTIAEESTAWDGVTRPTSHGGLGFGMKWNMGWMHDSLVYIQKEPIHRQFHHNEITFSLMYAWSENYVLPISHDEVVHGKRSLLHKMPGDRWQQMANVRAYLGFMWSHPGKQLVYMGTEFAQDAEWSEAHGLDWWLLDHAEHQGVQRLVRDLNAVYRDTAALWSRDTTPDGFTWIDGGNATDNVLSFIRHGASGELLVAVCNFSPVVRTGTGLRLPAPGAWREVLNTDAGVYGGSGVGNPEAIHTDASGHATVTLPPLATIWLKPADATA, encoded by the coding sequence GTGACGCCCACTCACCAGGTGGATTCCGCACAGTCCCGTCCCCCCGCCGAGTCCCCGAACGCGTCCCCGAACGCATCAGTCGTCGAGTCGCCTGCCCGCACACCTGACGAGTCCCCTACCACGTCTCCTGCCGAGTCCCCCGCGCGACCCTCCGTCGATTCCCCCGGAACCGGGCCCGTCGTCCCCTCCGCGGCCACGCCGCCGGTCGATCCCGGCGAGCTACGGCGCCTGCTCGACGGCCGACACCACGACCCGCACGGCATCCTCGGGCCGCACCCGACCGCGAACGGCGCCGGAGTCGTCGTGCGTGTGCTGCGGCCGTGGGCCGAGCGCGTCGTGGTGACGGCCGAGGGCCGGCGGTACGAGCTGTCCCACGAGGCCGAGGGGCTCTTCTCCGGCGAACTGCCGCTCGGCAAGGTGCCCGACTACCGCCTGGACGTGACGTACGAGGGGTCCGTCGTGACGTCGGACGACCCGTACCGCTTCCTGCCCACGGTCGGTGAGTTCGACCTGCACCTGATCAGCGAGGGCCGGCACGAGCAACTGTGGACGGTCCTCGGCGCGCACGTGCGCACCCGCGACACCCCGGGTGAGCCCGTCGGCGGCACCGCGTTCGCCGTGTGGGCGCCGAACGCGCAAGGCGTGCGGCTGGTCGGCGACTTCAACTACTGGGACGGCACCGCGCATCCGATGCGGTCGCTCGGATCGTCGGGCGTATGGGAGCTGTTCGTCCCCGAGGTCGGCGACGGCACCCGCTACAAGTACGAGATCACCGGCCGCGACGGGCACTTGCGGCAGAAGGCCGACCCGCTCGCGTTCGCCACCGAGACGCCCCCGCAGACCGCGTCGGTCGTGTCGACGTCCTGGTACGAGTGGGGCGACGACGCCTGGATGACCGCCCGGACCGGCCAGGCCCACCACGCCCGCCCCATGAGCGTGTACGAAGTGCACCTGGGCTCGTGGCGGCCGGGCCTGTCGTACCGCGAGATCGCCGAGCAACTCCCGGCCTACGCCAAGGACATGGGCTTCACGCACGTCGAGCTGCTGCCGGTCGCCGAGCACCCGTTCGGCGGCTCGTGGGGCTACCAGGTAACGTCGTACTACGCCCCCACCTCGCGGTTCGGGTCACCGGACGACTTCCGCCGGCTCGTCGACGCGCTCCACCAGGCCGGCATCGGCGTCATCGTCGACTGGGTCCCGGCGCACTTCCCCCGCGACGACTGGGCCCTGGCCCGCTTCGACGGGACGCCGCTGTACGAGCACCCCGACCCGCGCCGGGGCGAACACCCGGACTGGGGAACGCTGGTCTTCGACTACGGGCGCCACGAGGTGCGCAACTTCCTGGTGGCCAACGCCGTGTACTGGTGCGAGGAGTTCCACATCGACGGCCTGCGCGTCGACGCCGTGGCCTCGATGCTGTACCTCGACTACTCCCGCGAGGGCGGCGACTGGGCGCCGAACTCTGAGGGTGGGCGCGAGAATTGGGACGCCGTCCGGTTCCTCCAGGAGATGAACGCCACGGTGTACCGGCGCGTTCCGGGCATCATGACGATCGCCGAGGAGTCGACGGCGTGGGACGGCGTGACGCGGCCGACGTCGCACGGCGGACTCGGCTTCGGAATGAAGTGGAACATGGGCTGGATGCACGACTCGCTCGTGTACATCCAGAAGGAGCCCATCCACCGGCAGTTCCACCACAACGAGATCACGTTCTCGCTGATGTACGCCTGGAGCGAGAACTACGTGCTCCCCATCAGCCATGACGAAGTCGTGCACGGCAAAAGGTCGTTGCTCCACAAGATGCCGGGTGACCGCTGGCAGCAGATGGCGAACGTCCGCGCGTACCTCGGCTTCATGTGGTCCCATCCGGGCAAGCAACTGGTCTACATGGGCACCGAGTTCGCCCAGGACGCGGAGTGGTCGGAGGCGCACGGGCTGGACTGGTGGCTGCTCGACCACGCCGAACACCAGGGCGTGCAGCGCCTGGTCCGCGATCTCAACGCGGTCTACCGCGACACCGCGGCGCTGTGGTCGCGCGACACGACTCCCGACGGCTTCACCTGGATCGACGGCGGCAACGCGACGGACAACGTCCTGTCGTTCATCCGGCACGGGGCGTCCGGCGAACTCCTCGTCGCCGTCTGCAACTTCTCCCCGGTCGTGCGGACGGGGACGGGTCTGCGCCTGCCCGCGCCGGGAGCGTGGCGCGAGGTCCTGAACACCGACGCGGGCGTCTACGGCGGCAGCGGCGTCGGCAACCCGGAGGCGATCCACACGGACGCGTCCGGCCACGCCACCGTGACGTTGCCCCCGCTGGCCACGATCTGGCTGAAACCGGCCGACGCCACGGCGTAG
- a CDS encoding tetratricopeptide repeat protein has translation MQPRNMSMRGVVDLGAVKAASEAAAQRAQRAASAAAQGGADGTPGGAPAGSYVVDLTEQNFDSVLALSQQAPVVLEFSSQRSPHSVQLGAVFDQLADEFAGRFLLARLDIDASPQLAQELVMQAGIQGLPAAVAVIAGQLAPMFDRAAPQEEQLRQILDQLVAVGEQRFGLTGLGDAPAEAPGDGDDEPVGDPLLAPAEAALDAGDFEGAAQAYRDVLSAHPAHTDAKLALAQVELILRTQGVDAADARRKAADNPTDVAAQTLVADLDVAGGHIEDAFGRLVDTVRRTTGDDRNKARVHLLGLFDVVGNEDPRVVKGRTALTSVLF, from the coding sequence ATGCAGCCACGAAACATGTCGATGCGCGGGGTCGTCGACCTCGGCGCGGTCAAGGCGGCGTCCGAAGCCGCCGCGCAACGGGCTCAGCGAGCGGCGAGCGCCGCGGCGCAGGGAGGTGCGGACGGCACACCCGGCGGGGCACCCGCCGGCAGCTACGTCGTCGACCTGACCGAGCAGAATTTCGACTCGGTCCTCGCCCTGTCCCAGCAAGCCCCGGTGGTGCTGGAGTTCTCGTCCCAGCGGTCGCCGCACAGCGTCCAGCTCGGTGCGGTGTTCGACCAGCTCGCCGACGAGTTCGCGGGGCGCTTCCTGCTCGCCCGCCTCGACATCGACGCGAGTCCCCAGCTCGCGCAGGAGCTGGTCATGCAGGCCGGCATCCAGGGCCTGCCGGCCGCCGTCGCGGTCATCGCGGGCCAGCTGGCCCCGATGTTCGACCGCGCCGCGCCGCAGGAAGAGCAGTTGCGCCAGATCCTCGACCAGCTCGTCGCCGTCGGCGAGCAGCGGTTCGGGCTCACGGGCCTGGGCGACGCCCCGGCCGAGGCACCGGGCGACGGGGACGACGAACCGGTCGGCGACCCGTTGCTCGCCCCCGCCGAAGCCGCACTGGACGCGGGCGACTTCGAGGGGGCCGCGCAGGCGTACCGCGACGTGCTCTCCGCGCACCCGGCGCACACCGACGCGAAGCTGGCCCTCGCGCAGGTCGAGCTGATCCTGCGGACCCAGGGCGTCGACGCCGCCGACGCGCGCCGCAAGGCCGCCGACAACCCGACCGATGTGGCCGCGCAGACGCTCGTCGCGGACCTCGACGTCGCGGGCGGCCACATCGAGGACGCGTTCGGCCGTCTGGTCGACACCGTGCGGCGCACGACCGGCGACGACCGCAACAAGGCCCGGGTGCACCTGCTCGGGCTGTTCGACGTCGTCGGGAACGAGGACCCCCGGGTGGTGAAGGGGCGCACGGCGCTGACCAGCGTCCTCTTCTGA
- a CDS encoding DUF3817 domain-containing protein, with product MLSNPVSRFLLVSRLEGVSFLALLLLGSVLSRVSDIDLVMPLGIIHAVLFIAYVLLMLDMRTKFAWDGKTTGLAFLASVLPFGPFVFEAKMKDRIFIEPSPAAA from the coding sequence ATGCTGTCCAACCCCGTATCCCGGTTCCTGCTCGTCTCGCGGCTCGAAGGCGTCTCGTTCCTGGCGCTGCTGCTGCTCGGCTCGGTCCTCAGCCGCGTCTCGGACATCGACCTGGTGATGCCGCTGGGCATCATCCACGCCGTGCTGTTCATCGCGTACGTGCTGCTGATGCTCGACATGCGGACGAAGTTCGCGTGGGACGGCAAGACGACCGGGCTGGCGTTCCTCGCGTCGGTGCTGCCGTTCGGCCCGTTCGTCTTCGAGGCGAAGATGAAGGATCGTATCTTCATCGAACCTTCGCCCGCGGCGGCCTGA
- a CDS encoding DUF3817 domain-containing protein has protein sequence MKPAVLTRYRVMAYVTGVWLLLLCLCMVFKYGFDTGKDVTFYVSQVHGLFYMIYLAVSFDLAWKMKWRIERILLIMLAGTVPFASFVAERKIALAVRESGRIAEPAKA, from the coding sequence GTGAAGCCTGCTGTCCTGACCCGCTACCGCGTGATGGCGTACGTCACGGGTGTCTGGTTGCTCCTGCTGTGCCTGTGCATGGTGTTCAAGTACGGCTTCGACACCGGCAAGGACGTCACGTTCTACGTGAGCCAGGTGCACGGCCTCTTCTACATGATCTACCTGGCCGTGTCGTTCGACCTGGCCTGGAAGATGAAGTGGCGCATCGAGCGCATCCTGCTGATCATGCTCGCCGGGACCGTGCCGTTCGCGTCGTTCGTCGCCGAGCGGAAGATCGCGCTGGCCGTCCGGGAAAGCGGGCGGATCGCGGAGCCGGCGAAGGCCTGA
- a CDS encoding MarR family winged helix-turn-helix transcriptional regulator, translating into MPKPLNLSFDPIARAALSWEERWGPCPPMAAITSIMRAQQILLAEVDSLLKAHGLTFARYEALVLLTFSRDGALPLSKIGERLMVHPTSVTNTIDRLEKADLVARRPNPRDGRGTLATITDKGREIVERATADLMERDFGLGVYDDETCAEIFRVLLPLRVDAGDFKESEPAAEQ; encoded by the coding sequence GTGCCCAAGCCGCTGAACCTGTCTTTTGATCCCATCGCCCGCGCCGCGCTGTCCTGGGAGGAGCGCTGGGGGCCGTGCCCGCCCATGGCCGCCATCACCTCCATCATGCGCGCCCAACAAATCCTCCTCGCCGAGGTGGACTCGCTGCTCAAGGCGCACGGCCTCACCTTCGCGCGCTACGAAGCACTCGTCCTGCTGACCTTCAGCCGCGACGGCGCGCTGCCGCTGTCCAAGATCGGCGAACGCCTCATGGTCCACCCCACGAGTGTGACCAACACCATCGACCGCCTCGAAAAGGCCGACCTCGTCGCGCGGCGCCCCAACCCGCGCGACGGCCGGGGCACGCTCGCGACCATCACCGACAAGGGCCGCGAGATCGTCGAACGCGCCACCGCCGACCTGATGGAGCGTGACTTCGGGCTCGGCGTCTACGACGACGAGACCTGCGCCGAGATCTTCCGCGTGCTGCTGCCGCTGCGCGTCGACGCGGGCGACTTCAAGGAGTCGGAGCCCGCCGCGGAGCAGTGA
- a CDS encoding MarR family winged helix-turn-helix transcriptional regulator — translation MTEPEPRWLSDDEQRMWRASLGVLNLLPLALERDLQQQHNLSVHDYEILVRLSEAPERRIRLTELAGLSHQSKSRLSHQMTRMENAGLVVRESCDSDRRGQWAVLTDAGWDRLVEAAPDHVESVRRHYMDLFTEEQKAVVGAAFAVIVEHLGKADAGQTCPSQAGQGMGAKPGAGAT, via the coding sequence ATGACGGAACCGGAGCCTCGCTGGCTGAGCGACGACGAACAGCGGATGTGGCGGGCCTCCCTGGGCGTGCTCAATCTGCTCCCGCTTGCCCTGGAACGCGACCTCCAGCAGCAGCACAACCTGTCCGTACACGATTACGAGATTCTCGTACGCCTGTCCGAGGCTCCCGAGCGGCGGATCCGGCTGACCGAGCTGGCGGGGCTGAGCCACCAGTCGAAGAGCCGCCTCAGCCACCAGATGACCCGGATGGAGAACGCCGGCCTCGTCGTCCGCGAGAGCTGCGACTCGGACCGCCGGGGCCAGTGGGCGGTCCTCACCGACGCCGGCTGGGACCGCCTGGTCGAGGCGGCGCCCGACCATGTGGAGAGCGTGCGGCGGCACTACATGGACCTCTTCACCGAGGAACAGAAGGCGGTCGTCGGCGCGGCGTTCGCGGTGATCGTCGAACACCTCGGCAAGGCGGACGCGGGCCAGACCTGCCCGTCGCAGGCCGGCCAGGGGATGGGCGCGAAACCGGGGGCCGGCGCCACGTAG
- the meaB gene encoding methylmalonyl Co-A mutase-associated GTPase MeaB: MVEQAREGRARAVARLISLVEDASPALREVMAALAPHAGNAYVVGMTGSPGVGKSTSTSALVSAYRALGKRVGVLAVDPSSPFSGGALLGDRVRMQDHATDPEVFIRSMASRGHLGGLAWATPQALRVLDAAGCDVILVETVGVGQSEVEVASAADTTVVLVAPGMGDGIQAAKAGILEIGDVYVVNKADRDGARTTARELGHMLALGPSRGPEEWRPPIVSTVASRGEGMDEVVEALEKHRAWMAGNGTLEHRRRQRVRAEVEAIALAALRERMGGLAAGRTSDALADRVLAGALDPYAAADELIAGLAGG, translated from the coding sequence ATGGTCGAGCAGGCGCGCGAGGGGCGGGCACGGGCCGTCGCGCGGCTGATCTCGCTGGTGGAGGACGCCTCGCCCGCGTTGCGGGAGGTCATGGCGGCCCTCGCGCCGCATGCCGGGAACGCCTACGTGGTCGGGATGACCGGCTCGCCCGGGGTGGGGAAGTCGACGTCGACCTCGGCTCTCGTGTCGGCGTACCGGGCGCTCGGGAAGCGCGTCGGGGTGCTGGCCGTGGACCCGTCCTCGCCGTTCTCGGGCGGCGCGCTGCTGGGCGACCGGGTCCGCATGCAGGACCACGCGACCGACCCCGAGGTGTTCATTCGCTCGATGGCCTCGCGCGGGCACCTCGGCGGGCTCGCGTGGGCGACCCCGCAGGCGCTGCGCGTGCTCGACGCGGCCGGGTGCGACGTGATCCTCGTCGAGACCGTCGGCGTCGGGCAGTCGGAGGTCGAGGTGGCGTCGGCGGCCGATACGACCGTCGTGCTGGTGGCACCGGGCATGGGCGACGGCATCCAGGCCGCGAAGGCCGGGATCCTGGAGATCGGCGACGTGTACGTCGTCAACAAGGCCGACCGGGACGGAGCCCGGACGACGGCCCGTGAACTGGGCCACATGCTGGCCCTCGGCCCGTCGCGCGGGCCCGAGGAGTGGCGTCCGCCGATCGTCAGCACGGTCGCGTCGCGCGGCGAGGGCATGGACGAGGTCGTCGAGGCGCTGGAGAAGCACCGCGCCTGGATGGCCGGGAACGGGACGCTGGAGCACCGCCGGAGGCAGCGGGTGCGGGCCGAGGTGGAGGCGATCGCCCTGGCCGCGCTGCGCGAGCGCATGGGCGGCCTCGCGGCGGGGCGCACATCGGACGCGCTCGCGGACCGGGTGCTGGCCGGTGCGCTGGACCCGTACGCGGCCGCGGACGAGCTGATCGCGGGGCTGGCGGGGGGCTGA
- a CDS encoding acetyl-CoA C-acetyltransferase: MAGSVIVAGARTPMGRLLGSLKGFSASDLGGIVIKEALRRAGVTGEQVQYVIMGQVLQAGAGQMPARQASVKAGIPMNVPSLLINKVCLSGLDAIALADQLIRAGEFDIVVAGGMESMTNAPHVLPKSREGYRYGAFEVLDAMAYDGLTDVFDHVPMGESTDNFNAKFGVGREEQDEFSARSHQRAAAAQKNGVFDEEIVPVEIPQRKGDPVLFSADEGIRPETTVESLAKLRPSFTKDGTITAGSSSQISDGACAVVVMSKAKAEELGLEWIAEIGAHGNVAGPDNSLHSQPSNAINNALGKAGLEVSDLDLIEINEAFAAVGVQSMRDLGVDADNVNVNGGAIALGHPIGMSGARVVLHLALELRRRGGGTGAAALCGGGGQGDALILTVPKA, translated from the coding sequence ATGGCCGGTTCTGTCATCGTCGCCGGGGCGCGCACCCCCATGGGTCGACTGCTCGGCTCCCTGAAGGGCTTCTCCGCGAGCGACCTCGGGGGCATCGTGATCAAGGAGGCGCTGCGGCGCGCCGGGGTCACCGGCGAGCAGGTGCAGTACGTGATCATGGGCCAGGTACTCCAGGCGGGTGCCGGCCAGATGCCGGCCCGCCAGGCGTCGGTCAAGGCCGGCATTCCGATGAACGTGCCGTCGCTGCTGATCAACAAGGTCTGTCTCTCCGGCCTGGACGCGATCGCGCTGGCCGACCAGCTCATCCGCGCGGGTGAGTTCGACATCGTCGTGGCCGGCGGCATGGAGTCCATGACCAACGCGCCGCACGTGCTGCCGAAATCGCGCGAGGGCTACCGCTACGGCGCGTTCGAGGTCCTGGACGCCATGGCGTACGACGGCCTCACCGACGTGTTCGACCACGTCCCGATGGGTGAGTCGACCGACAACTTCAACGCCAAGTTCGGCGTCGGCCGCGAGGAGCAGGACGAGTTCTCGGCCCGCTCGCACCAGCGCGCGGCGGCGGCGCAGAAGAACGGCGTCTTCGACGAGGAGATCGTCCCGGTCGAGATCCCGCAGCGGAAGGGCGACCCGGTCCTGTTCTCGGCGGACGAGGGCATCCGCCCGGAGACCACCGTCGAGTCCCTCGCCAAGCTGCGCCCGTCCTTCACCAAGGACGGCACGATCACCGCGGGCTCGTCGTCGCAGATCTCCGACGGCGCGTGCGCGGTCGTGGTGATGTCGAAGGCCAAGGCCGAGGAACTGGGCCTGGAGTGGATCGCCGAGATCGGCGCGCACGGCAACGTCGCGGGCCCGGACAACTCGCTCCACTCGCAGCCGTCCAACGCCATCAACAACGCGCTGGGCAAGGCGGGCCTGGAGGTCTCCGACCTCGACCTCATCGAGATCAACGAGGCCTTCGCCGCGGTCGGCGTCCAGTCGATGCGCGACCTCGGCGTCGACGCCGACAACGTCAACGTCAACGGCGGCGCGATCGCCCTCGGTCACCCGATCGGCATGTCCGGTGCCCGCGTCGTCCTCCACCTGGCCCTGGAGCTCAGGCGCCGCGGCGGCGGCACGGGCGCAGCCGCGCTGTGCGGCGGCGGCGGCCAGGGCGACGCCCTGATCCTGACGGTCCCGAAGGCCTGA